The following coding sequences lie in one Metallumcola ferriviriculae genomic window:
- a CDS encoding DUF1330 domain-containing protein → MGKLDINDKDYKEFKDNPNEEPVVMLNLLKFKDDGGEEAYARYAAVVTKMITDLGGRIIFAGQTHELLTGEDRWDSVLLVEYPSRKDFLNMIRSEEYKRAHVHRQEALERAVLYATQGMDLRKI, encoded by the coding sequence GTGGGTAAGCTGGATATCAATGACAAAGATTACAAGGAATTTAAAGATAACCCGAACGAAGAACCGGTGGTGATGCTTAATTTACTGAAATTTAAGGATGACGGCGGCGAAGAAGCATACGCGAGGTATGCCGCAGTTGTGACCAAAATGATCACCGATTTGGGTGGGCGAATTATTTTTGCAGGGCAAACACATGAATTATTGACCGGCGAAGATCGGTGGGATTCCGTTTTGCTTGTGGAGTATCCATCGCGGAAAGATTTTCTGAATATGATCAGGAGTGAGGAATATAAAAGAGCTCATGTTCATCGTCAGGAAGCACTGGAGCGTGCTGTTCTCTACGCTACTCAAGGAATGGATTTGCGTAAAATATAG
- a CDS encoding epoxyqueuosine reductase, whose translation MGFTTAAIFKSQVEVLASRKALYDWTAVKGLDLINGVDPKRVYPEGKSIVVLMENYFNKSFPKAMENTFGRCYLDDDRVTKDGLFLRIKAFRGFLRDHGVESKVPFNIPHRLAAARAGLGTFGKNCLFYSRKAAKQSSWTLPIAIITNQEFEPDNPTITIGCPDWCRNACIVACPTQALLAPRKLDPRRCISFLTYYGEEITPLEFREPMGMWIYGCDRCQNICPRNQPWLAEKLPVNEKVAAMKDDFDLIKLLHMDMNYFKTKIWPHMFYVPPKEIWRWKMNAARALGNSRDPSYIPQLVKAYSENNDERVQGMCAWALGRIGGHEAKKALRSFVSESNKTIMEEVETALAFA comes from the coding sequence GTGGGATTTACCACTGCGGCAATATTTAAATCCCAAGTAGAAGTGTTGGCCTCGCGTAAAGCATTATATGATTGGACCGCTGTAAAAGGTTTGGATTTAATAAACGGTGTAGACCCCAAAAGGGTGTACCCTGAGGGTAAATCGATTGTCGTATTGATGGAGAACTACTTTAACAAATCGTTCCCAAAAGCCATGGAGAATACTTTTGGCCGTTGCTATTTGGATGATGACCGGGTTACTAAGGATGGTCTTTTCCTGCGAATAAAAGCTTTTAGAGGGTTTTTACGTGATCACGGGGTTGAGTCTAAAGTGCCATTTAACATACCCCACAGATTGGCAGCGGCCCGAGCGGGTTTAGGTACCTTTGGCAAGAATTGTTTGTTTTATTCGCGTAAGGCCGCCAAGCAAAGCTCTTGGACTTTACCCATTGCAATAATTACAAATCAAGAATTTGAGCCGGATAATCCCACAATAACCATAGGTTGTCCGGATTGGTGTAGAAATGCTTGTATAGTCGCTTGTCCTACCCAGGCACTCCTTGCTCCAAGGAAATTGGACCCACGCAGGTGCATATCTTTTTTAACTTATTATGGGGAAGAAATAACGCCGTTGGAATTTAGGGAGCCCATGGGCATGTGGATTTATGGTTGCGATAGATGCCAAAACATATGTCCCCGTAATCAGCCGTGGTTAGCGGAAAAGCTTCCGGTTAACGAAAAAGTGGCAGCCATGAAAGATGACTTTGATCTCATAAAACTGCTTCATATGGATATGAATTATTTTAAAACTAAGATATGGCCGCATATGTTTTACGTGCCACCAAAAGAAATCTGGCGCTGGAAAATGAATGCGGCTCGGGCATTAGGCAATAGCCGCGACCCAAGCTATATACCGCAACTAGTTAAGGCTTATTCAGAAAATAACGATGAAAGGGTGCAGGGGATGTGTGCATGGGCTTTAGGCCGCATCGGTGGTCATGAGGCTAAAAAGGCTTTGCGTAGTTTTGTTAGTGAATCTAATAAAACAATAATGGAAGAAGTAGAAACGGCCTTGGCATTCGCTTAA
- a CDS encoding methyl-accepting chemotaxis protein, producing MILLKKDKSKNKNVNEKKNRKLGKAETEDKNLNNKKTKIATKLVLGYLLVVVVFAGAVYYTWSNLDRLQQSQEHKDAQYRNLASVEEMVSLVNEKYILAADLLITNNEKSLDKIEPVEKRLLVITEQMTHQSLGENENYLLNRILQYDSDFNKALEEQMLPAWRNSNNVNMQNRIFSMTLGSLKDRISELSKKLTALLEKNIAEAEAESDKVIQATVYALVSSLVVSVLAVIVIALIQARSISTPLKSLTAVANEISQGNLTAEENLQVIGSDEIGQLTRAFKIMTQSLKKVILDVSTASTHLVQSGSQLSGTSTALGSAIQQVAASAEELSAGAEEQQNQVEQSETVVLEITTAMGEVVTKITDTVTLADQARDSTKLGNESVIDMRHQMHAIYQSTSETSKGLQELNQYSIEIGKIISTIGDIAEQTNLLALNAAIEAARAGNQGRGFAVVAEEVRKLAEQSAKAAHEISSLVTNIQSGTGKVVDVMYGSMEQVKQGGEVVERAGAQFEGINQVISDMVQAVNAVHKAAEIASGEITNIEMVMKEVRQGSVQAAEASHEVASSTEHQNTSINGLIVNADELVGLSDKLTQTIGKFKV from the coding sequence GTGATTCTGTTAAAAAAGGACAAATCAAAAAATAAAAATGTAAATGAAAAAAAGAATCGGAAACTAGGCAAGGCCGAGACCGAAGATAAGAATTTAAATAATAAAAAAACAAAAATAGCCACAAAATTGGTTTTGGGCTATTTGTTAGTAGTTGTTGTTTTTGCCGGGGCAGTGTATTACACCTGGAGTAATTTGGATAGGTTACAACAAAGCCAAGAGCACAAGGATGCCCAGTATCGTAATCTGGCATCAGTTGAGGAGATGGTATCTCTAGTCAATGAGAAATACATACTTGCAGCAGACCTGCTGATTACCAATAACGAAAAGTCACTTGATAAAATTGAACCTGTTGAGAAGAGATTACTTGTAATTACAGAGCAAATGACGCACCAAAGCTTGGGAGAAAATGAGAATTATTTGCTTAACAGAATATTGCAGTATGATTCTGATTTTAATAAAGCATTGGAAGAACAAATGCTGCCTGCCTGGCGTAACAGCAATAATGTTAATATGCAAAACCGGATATTTAGTATGACCTTGGGGTCATTAAAAGATAGGATTAGCGAGCTTTCTAAAAAACTGACAGCCCTGTTGGAAAAGAATATTGCGGAAGCGGAAGCAGAAAGTGACAAAGTTATCCAAGCTACTGTTTATGCTTTGGTTAGCTCCCTAGTGGTGTCGGTGTTGGCTGTTATCGTCATTGCTTTGATTCAAGCTCGCTCCATTTCTACTCCTTTGAAAAGCCTAACCGCGGTTGCCAATGAGATTAGTCAGGGTAACCTTACTGCCGAAGAAAATCTACAGGTGATTGGTAGCGACGAGATTGGCCAACTTACAAGAGCTTTTAAAATTATGACTCAGAGTTTAAAGAAGGTAATCTTAGATGTTTCTACAGCTTCAACCCATTTAGTACAATCAGGGAGCCAGCTTTCGGGAACAAGCACTGCCCTAGGAAGTGCTATTCAACAGGTGGCTGCCTCCGCCGAAGAACTTTCAGCGGGTGCTGAAGAGCAACAGAATCAGGTAGAACAATCAGAAACGGTTGTTTTGGAAATAACGACTGCAATGGGTGAGGTTGTCACTAAAATTACCGATACGGTGACCCTTGCCGACCAGGCGAGAGATTCTACAAAATTAGGCAATGAAAGCGTAATAGATATGCGGCATCAAATGCATGCTATTTATCAATCCACTTCTGAAACATCAAAAGGCCTTCAGGAGTTGAATCAGTATTCCATAGAAATAGGAAAGATTATTTCCACTATTGGTGATATTGCAGAACAGACCAACTTACTGGCGTTGAATGCTGCAATTGAAGCCGCTCGGGCCGGAAACCAAGGGCGTGGATTTGCGGTTGTTGCTGAGGAAGTACGCAAATTGGCGGAGCAATCGGCGAAAGCTGCACACGAAATTTCCTCATTGGTAACTAATATCCAAAGTGGTACAGGGAAAGTCGTTGACGTGATGTACGGTAGTATGGAACAGGTAAAACAAGGCGGAGAGGTTGTGGAGCGAGCGGGTGCCCAGTTTGAGGGGATAAACCAGGTAATTAGCGATATGGTGCAAGCAGTCAATGCGGTCCACAAAGCAGCGGAAATAGCTTCCGGGGAAATAACCAACATTGAAATGGTTATGAAAGAAGTTCGTCAAGGTAGTGTACAGGCTGCAGAAGCCAGTCACGAGGTGGCGTCGTCCACGGAACACCAAAATACTTCAATAAACGGATTGATTGTCAATGCCGACGAATTGGTCGGACTGTCAGATAAGCTAACACAGACTATTGGTAAATTCAAAGTTTAG
- a CDS encoding sensor domain-containing protein: MKTIMEEMKSLNHSLEESRQRYKSLFYHHPDMVYSLDNEEEFTTANPACAGKLGYSMQELEQCTIDDLIVKKDRQLISDKIHEAFQGEAQSFEVKAIHKDGSLIDLHITHLPIVINGKAEGVFGIARDITEQKQAERELKSSEERYRQLVELAPVGITTYQQGKVTYVNSMAMSIIGIASPDQIIGRNPLDFVHHDYVKRALHRIADAEIGNNQEKVEGKYVRLDGKPIDVEIATMSFDYNGQRIVQTIFNEITERKRYEADIKKLAYYDTLTGLPNRSLFLQSLSEAIANPKDLKQRFALLFLDLDKFKNVNDSFGHLTGDHLLKDVATRLQTVLRTDDMIARLSGDEFAVLVPHINGAADVFKVTEKILESFRTPFFIKEQELSLDVSIGIAFYPSDGTDVETLLKNADFAMYRAKEGQKSYQVYSPAVHTQFFKRLQLEQTLYKALEKREFVLHYQPQVNINTGKITSMEALIRWNHPEQGLLYPNKFIPLAEETGLIIPIGGWVIDEACRQYKLWQQKGYSDIKISVNLSPNQFRNQDIVTVVKQALDRHNLNGHWLELEITESIIMQNVDNIISILHELKRNGIKVSIDDFGAGYSSLSYLKRLPVDRLKIDQSFVVDIPVDPNAEVITTAIISLAHNLGIGLVAEGVETDAQASFLKNRGCEIMQGYLFSRPLPVSGCDKLFNGGKSFGQFQ; encoded by the coding sequence ATGAAAACAATTATGGAGGAAATGAAAAGTCTCAATCATTCGCTGGAAGAATCTCGGCAGCGTTATAAGTCTTTATTTTATCATCATCCGGACATGGTCTACTCTTTGGATAATGAGGAAGAATTTACCACAGCTAACCCTGCATGTGCCGGGAAACTTGGTTATTCCATGCAAGAATTAGAGCAATGTACTATTGATGATCTAATTGTCAAAAAAGACCGTCAGCTTATCAGCGATAAAATTCATGAAGCATTTCAAGGGGAAGCCCAAAGTTTTGAAGTAAAGGCTATTCATAAAGACGGGAGCCTAATTGACCTTCATATAACCCACCTACCCATCGTTATCAACGGTAAAGCTGAAGGTGTTTTCGGCATCGCCCGGGATATCACGGAACAAAAGCAGGCAGAAAGAGAACTGAAATCAAGCGAGGAACGCTACCGCCAGTTAGTAGAACTGGCTCCGGTGGGGATCACCACCTATCAGCAGGGCAAAGTCACTTATGTCAATTCTATGGCGATGAGCATTATTGGTATCGCCTCACCAGATCAAATAATTGGGCGTAATCCACTTGATTTTGTCCATCATGATTATGTGAAACGAGCGCTGCACCGTATTGCCGATGCGGAAATAGGTAATAACCAGGAAAAGGTCGAAGGAAAATATGTTCGTCTGGATGGTAAGCCTATTGATGTAGAAATAGCCACTATGTCTTTTGATTATAACGGTCAGCGTATAGTTCAAACCATTTTTAATGAAATAACTGAGCGAAAACGCTACGAGGCTGATATAAAAAAATTGGCCTACTATGATACCTTAACCGGTCTTCCCAATAGGTCACTTTTTTTACAGTCATTATCTGAGGCAATCGCTAATCCAAAGGATTTGAAACAGCGTTTTGCCTTGTTATTTCTGGATTTGGATAAATTTAAGAATGTAAACGACTCCTTTGGTCACCTTACCGGTGACCATTTATTAAAGGATGTTGCTACCCGTCTGCAAACAGTGCTGCGAACGGATGATATGATTGCTAGATTAAGCGGCGATGAATTTGCTGTTTTAGTACCGCACATTAATGGTGCCGCGGATGTTTTTAAAGTAACAGAAAAAATTCTAGAAAGTTTCCGTACACCTTTTTTTATTAAGGAGCAGGAATTATCTTTGGATGTCAGCATCGGCATTGCTTTTTATCCTTCCGATGGTACTGACGTGGAAACCCTGCTGAAAAATGCTGATTTTGCCATGTATCGCGCAAAAGAAGGACAAAAAAGTTACCAGGTATATTCTCCAGCTGTTCATACACAGTTTTTCAAACGGTTGCAATTGGAACAAACTTTATACAAAGCCCTAGAGAAAAGAGAGTTTGTACTCCATTATCAACCACAGGTTAATATTAATACCGGTAAGATTACGTCGATGGAAGCATTAATTCGCTGGAATCATCCGGAACAGGGCCTGCTCTACCCTAATAAATTTATCCCTTTGGCAGAAGAAACGGGCTTAATAATTCCCATTGGGGGGTGGGTGATTGACGAGGCTTGCAGGCAGTATAAGCTTTGGCAACAAAAGGGTTATTCCGATATAAAGATATCCGTTAATCTCTCCCCCAACCAATTTAGAAACCAGGATATTGTCACTGTGGTCAAGCAGGCACTAGACAGGCATAACTTAAATGGGCATTGGCTAGAACTAGAAATCACGGAAAGCATTATTATGCAAAATGTCGACAATATTATCTCCATACTGCATGAACTAAAAAGAAACGGCATTAAAGTCTCCATTGACGATTTCGGAGCAGGCTATTCTTCATTAAGTTATTTAAAGCGCCTGCCCGTGGACCGCCTGAAAATTGACCAGTCTTTTGTGGTAGACATTCCAGTGGACCCAAATGCCGAAGTAATCACCACCGCAATTATCTCTTTAGCACATAACTTAGGCATTGGGTTGGTGGCAGAGGGAGTGGAAACCGACGCGCAGGCGTCTTTCTTAAAAAATCGCGGTTGTGAGATAATGCAGGGATATCTATTCAGCCGCCCACTACCTGTCAGTGGGTGCGACAAGCTGTTTAATGGGGGAAAAAGCTTTGGGCAGTTTCAGTAG
- a CDS encoding cupin domain-containing protein — translation MNGFLELNNIKDALLVAKRDEAVGIKIVRLTGNDTFAFYAAEIDGYKPVGAHYHTNGIEIYQIVEGQGEMYIGSPEADAHVAWRNPIVVTTGDCFTVKANQAHQLVNSRPERLIILFACPYSHISTDRIIVTGANG, via the coding sequence ATGAACGGATTTCTGGAACTTAACAATATAAAGGATGCTCTCTTAGTGGCCAAGCGAGATGAGGCAGTCGGCATAAAAATAGTTAGGTTAACAGGTAATGACACATTTGCCTTCTATGCTGCTGAAATTGACGGTTATAAGCCGGTGGGGGCACACTATCATACGAATGGAATAGAAATCTATCAAATAGTCGAAGGTCAAGGAGAAATGTATATCGGTTCTCCGGAGGCGGATGCTCACGTGGCTTGGCGTAACCCAATAGTAGTAACGACAGGGGACTGCTTTACAGTTAAAGCAAATCAAGCCCATCAGTTGGTTAATAGTAGACCTGAGCGATTAATAATTCTGTTTGCCTGCCCTTACTCTCACATAAGTACTGACAGAATTATAGTTACCGGAGCAAATGGGTGA
- a CDS encoding S1C family serine protease has translation MTDNPYAKQEFPGEEETMELNEQFEEEDYRRPIVRRGTSVGWKLVAFLVVVIFITVFSFNGLGKIFSYFSLGFISRSRELSQSAKVQELKEAVVRVEVMSKGEGLVLPERRSGTGFNISPTGVIVTNYHVIQNAAAVSVSFSGGKTFRDIQVNEYPSLDLALVYLDGQNLPNIEISRLLPGKGEKVLVIGNPLGFPWVVMEGEITGLGRVSQLAAPVIIIDAPIQSGSSGSPVFNEKGQVVAIVFATTGDSQEQKKGLAIPAENLPEY, from the coding sequence ATGACTGACAACCCCTATGCTAAACAAGAATTTCCTGGCGAAGAAGAAACGATGGAGTTGAATGAACAGTTTGAGGAAGAGGATTATCGCCGGCCAATAGTGAGGCGTGGCACATCCGTTGGATGGAAACTGGTCGCATTTTTAGTAGTAGTAATTTTTATTACGGTTTTTTCCTTTAACGGTCTCGGTAAGATATTTTCCTATTTTTCCCTGGGATTTATATCCCGCTCAAGGGAACTGAGCCAAAGTGCGAAGGTCCAGGAACTTAAAGAGGCAGTAGTTCGGGTGGAAGTAATGAGTAAGGGAGAAGGATTAGTATTACCCGAACGGCGATCCGGTACCGGATTTAACATCAGTCCGACGGGGGTCATTGTTACTAATTATCATGTTATCCAAAATGCTGCAGCTGTTAGTGTTTCTTTCTCAGGTGGTAAGACCTTTCGTGATATACAGGTGAATGAGTATCCATCGCTTGATTTAGCGCTCGTTTACTTGGATGGCCAGAACTTACCAAATATTGAGATTAGCAGGTTACTGCCGGGTAAAGGGGAAAAGGTGCTGGTAATAGGTAACCCGTTAGGATTTCCATGGGTAGTGATGGAAGGGGAGATAACCGGTCTCGGCCGCGTAAGCCAATTGGCTGCTCCGGTAATTATAATAGATGCCCCAATTCAGTCGGGAAGCAGCGGAAGCCCGGTTTTTAACGAAAAGGGGCAGGTTGTCGCCATAGTCTTTGCAACTACCGGAGATAGTCAGGAACAGAAAAAAGGGTTGGCCATACCGGCTGAAAATTTACCGGAATATTAA
- a CDS encoding putative signal transducing protein, producing the protein MSDKKSPVAVYSTFDQVKMTIARSILEGAGIWSFVKGERVRNMPFNYLDGPMQIMVKVEDLEEVECLLQDFLEE; encoded by the coding sequence ATGAGTGATAAGAAGTCTCCGGTAGCGGTATATAGTACATTTGATCAAGTAAAGATGACCATAGCCAGATCCATTTTGGAAGGCGCTGGCATTTGGAGTTTTGTTAAAGGTGAAAGAGTGCGCAACATGCCGTTTAACTATTTAGACGGACCCATGCAAATAATGGTGAAAGTGGAGGATTTAGAAGAAGTGGAATGCTTGCTTCAAGATTTTCTAGAGGAGTAG
- a CDS encoding acyl-CoA dehydratase activase has translation MTYTMGVDIGSITSKCAILKNGQEIVAHAVIKAGTGSDGPERAVSKTLNEAGLNREDLTYVVATGYGRVIYADADEEISEIACHAKGAAFQVENARTVIDIGGQDAKAIKLAANGKVLKFEMNEKCAAGTGRFLDVMAQALGYPVAELGILGKRSTEKVIISSTCTVFAESEVISHLTAKKKVEDVVAGIHDSIARRIAGLVRRVGIEETVVMTGGVAQNKGVVNALEEKLECKLTVPPYTQINGALGAAIIAFEKNSRRLK, from the coding sequence ATGACCTATACCATGGGAGTTGACATCGGATCAATCACTTCTAAATGCGCAATCCTAAAGAATGGTCAAGAAATTGTGGCGCATGCTGTAATAAAGGCGGGGACTGGCAGTGACGGGCCTGAACGGGCGGTTAGTAAAACCCTAAACGAAGCTGGTTTAAATCGAGAAGACCTTACTTACGTGGTGGCGACAGGATATGGCAGGGTAATTTATGCGGATGCTGATGAAGAGATTAGTGAAATTGCCTGTCACGCTAAAGGTGCCGCCTTTCAGGTTGAAAATGCACGGACGGTAATCGATATTGGTGGTCAGGATGCCAAGGCCATAAAACTCGCAGCAAATGGAAAAGTGCTAAAGTTTGAAATGAATGAAAAATGCGCCGCCGGTACTGGAAGATTTTTAGATGTGATGGCTCAAGCTTTAGGATACCCAGTAGCTGAATTGGGAATCTTGGGTAAAAGGTCAACGGAAAAAGTGATAATTAGCAGCACTTGTACGGTATTTGCTGAATCTGAGGTAATTTCCCACTTAACAGCTAAAAAGAAAGTAGAGGATGTAGTAGCGGGAATCCATGACTCCATCGCACGACGAATTGCCGGACTTGTCAGACGAGTGGGGATAGAAGAAACAGTAGTGATGACTGGGGGCGTTGCTCAGAACAAAGGCGTGGTCAATGCCTTGGAAGAGAAGTTAGAATGTAAACTTACAGTTCCTCCTTACACACAGATTAACGGTGCTCTAGGGGCTGCAATAATAGCCTTCGAAAAGAATTCGAGAAGATTGAAATAG
- a CDS encoding 2-hydroxyacyl-CoA dehydratase subunit D: MEEKLRELLEIAENPQRAITGWKEVTGGKVIGCLPIYVPEEIIHAAGALPVGLWGGTTEIERANAHLQGFSCSIVRGVLEYALKGTYDMVDGFVFPSTCDHVQNSSDIWAKTFPDKVKFDLVYPANRSSNAATLYLADLYREFISWLEELVGSSINNGDLQRSISVYNHHRELMEKLRQLRAEQPQSLTHREMAGLVKASLFMPKEQYNQELEGLLPWLEVRDIKEVPHKRLLLTGIMAEPEELLDVIEDLGCAVVADDLALGSRLHGVQVTTQTEPIDALVQRHLSLGPCSTLFDPGKKRGSHIKELVEKTKANGVVFINMKFCEAEEFDYPILKQELEQAGIPLLFIEVEQQMASFGQIRTRLQAFTEMLA, encoded by the coding sequence ATGGAAGAAAAATTACGCGAGCTTTTGGAAATTGCAGAGAATCCCCAACGCGCTATTACCGGTTGGAAAGAAGTTACCGGCGGCAAAGTGATCGGGTGTCTGCCAATCTATGTTCCTGAAGAAATAATTCATGCAGCAGGGGCCTTGCCTGTTGGGTTGTGGGGCGGCACTACGGAAATTGAAAGGGCCAATGCACACCTGCAGGGTTTTTCCTGTTCTATTGTTAGAGGCGTTTTAGAGTACGCTTTAAAAGGGACATATGACATGGTAGATGGATTTGTTTTTCCGTCCACTTGTGACCATGTTCAAAATAGCTCTGATATATGGGCAAAGACTTTTCCAGACAAAGTAAAATTTGATTTAGTGTACCCAGCCAACAGGTCCAGCAATGCTGCAACGCTTTATTTGGCGGACCTTTATCGGGAATTTATTTCTTGGCTGGAAGAATTGGTCGGCTCTAGTATTAATAATGGCGATTTGCAACGGAGTATCAGTGTTTATAATCATCATCGCGAGCTGATGGAAAAACTGAGGCAGCTTCGTGCGGAACAACCGCAAAGTCTGACCCATCGGGAGATGGCAGGGCTGGTAAAGGCCTCTTTATTTATGCCAAAGGAGCAGTATAACCAGGAGCTCGAAGGTCTGCTGCCTTGGCTGGAAGTTCGAGATATAAAAGAGGTGCCCCATAAACGGCTGTTACTAACCGGTATTATGGCCGAGCCCGAAGAATTGCTGGATGTCATCGAAGACCTTGGTTGTGCCGTGGTAGCTGACGATTTGGCCCTCGGGTCCAGATTGCATGGAGTACAAGTCACCACCCAAACTGAGCCCATAGACGCCCTTGTCCAGAGACACTTGAGTCTTGGCCCCTGTTCCACTTTGTTTGACCCAGGTAAGAAAAGGGGGAGCCATATTAAAGAGCTGGTAGAGAAAACAAAGGCCAACGGTGTAGTATTCATTAACATGAAATTTTGTGAAGCAGAAGAATTCGATTATCCGATACTCAAACAGGAATTGGAACAGGCAGGGATACCACTATTATTTATTGAAGTAGAGCAGCAGATGGCATCTTTTGGCCAAATCAGAACTAGGCTTCAAGCCTTTACAGAAATGCTAGCATAG
- a CDS encoding 2-hydroxyacyl-CoA dehydratase subunit D — translation MKETSRAEEMLRQMTMVHYGAPKKMDRKKHPVAWCSSIAPVEFLQVMDVLPLFPENHGAMIGARKMGVELAEAAEAVGYSTDICSYARADIGQILTGKSPVNGLARPDFLVCCNNICNTVVKWYENLARHFNVPLFLIDTPFNHGAAISESSIRYVQGQFEEFIPWLEQVTGQNFDMERFKQVSEISTKTSQLWREILQLNKNKPAPFTAFEAFNFMAPIVTMRGTPEALEYYRVLKAELQEKVKEGKGAVPDERHRFLWNGIPVWYALRPMAQLFAKYNANLVCSTYTNAWILEFDTTNLMRSMAEVYTAVLINQNLDAKFNDADQLAEDYNLDGVIHHSNRSCKPYCFGLYDLSRMTQNGNHPIPDFIFDGDQTDARNFSWAQFESRFQSFMETLEMAVY, via the coding sequence ATGAAAGAAACTAGCAGGGCAGAAGAAATGTTAAGACAAATGACCATGGTGCATTATGGCGCACCAAAAAAAATGGATCGCAAGAAACATCCGGTTGCTTGGTGCAGTTCAATTGCGCCGGTGGAGTTCTTACAGGTAATGGATGTTCTTCCGCTGTTTCCCGAAAACCATGGCGCTATGATTGGCGCGAGAAAGATGGGGGTGGAATTGGCTGAGGCTGCAGAAGCGGTTGGCTATTCCACGGACATATGTTCTTATGCCCGTGCAGATATTGGACAGATATTGACAGGCAAGAGCCCGGTAAATGGACTAGCCAGGCCGGATTTTCTGGTCTGCTGTAATAATATCTGCAATACCGTTGTCAAATGGTATGAAAATCTTGCCCGCCATTTTAACGTACCGTTATTTCTTATTGATACACCCTTTAATCATGGAGCGGCAATTTCCGAAAGCAGCATCAGGTATGTTCAAGGGCAATTTGAGGAATTTATTCCTTGGTTGGAGCAAGTGACCGGGCAAAATTTTGACATGGAGCGTTTTAAGCAGGTGTCCGAAATCTCTACAAAGACATCTCAACTGTGGCGTGAGATATTGCAATTAAATAAAAATAAGCCGGCCCCGTTTACTGCTTTTGAAGCCTTTAATTTTATGGCACCAATAGTGACAATGAGGGGGACTCCCGAGGCATTGGAGTACTATCGTGTGCTAAAGGCTGAATTACAGGAAAAGGTCAAGGAAGGAAAAGGGGCAGTTCCCGATGAGAGACATAGGTTTTTATGGAATGGTATTCCCGTATGGTATGCCTTGCGTCCGATGGCTCAACTTTTTGCCAAGTATAATGCCAACTTAGTTTGTTCGACTTACACAAATGCTTGGATATTGGAATTTGATACCACTAACCTGATGCGCAGCATGGCTGAAGTATATACCGCTGTCCTAATCAATCAAAACTTGGATGCTAAATTCAACGATGCAGATCAATTGGCAGAGGATTATAACTTAGACGGTGTCATACATCACTCGAATAGGAGTTGTAAACCTTATTGTTTTGGACTTTATGATTTGAGCAGGATGACCCAAAACGGTAACCATCCAATACCTGATTTTATTTTTGATGGGGATCAAACAGATGCTCGCAACTTTTCCTGGGCACAGTTTGAAAGCAGGTTTCAATCATTCATGGAAACATTAGAAATGGCAGTATATTAA